GCATAAAGAAGTTCAATGCTTCCTGTTTTATGTTCCTCTGAGAATACTCCCATGCTAAGTGCTGGCAGCACTAACATCAAAATAATAGGCATTGAAGAGAAATAAGAGGTAAGAGATGCATTGTCTTTAATAAAAAATCCTGATAAAAAAATAAATGAAAAGTTTATGAATATTAAAAAAAATAGCATTACAACGTATGCAGTTGGAGTTCCAAATAATATTTTTAGTTCTTTTTTAGAAAGCGACAAAGATTGCTTTAAATCTATTTTCATTTTTCTCTCTCCTTGGTTAATTTGCTAAATATCTTTTCAAGGCTTTCATGTTTTGGGATCATTGCTTTTAAGATTATATTATTTTTTACTATGTAGCTAAAGAGATCTTCTTCTGTTTTGCCTTGAGATAGTTTTAATAAAATATTTAAGTCTTTTTCGTGTTCTTCAAGTTGTATTAATGTAAAAATATCATTTTTGCTATTGAAAAAATTTTTTTCATTTTCAGATTTTTTTAGAACTATTAATTCTATTTCAATTTCTTTAAGTTTATTTTTAATAATATTTTCTTTTGTGTCATCAGCAACAATTGCTCCGTTGTTAATAATAATTATTCTTTTGCAAATAGATTCTACTTCGCTTAATATGTGTGAAGAAAATAATATTGTACTTTCTTTTGTAAGCTCTTTTAAGAATTCTTTAAATTCAATTATTTGATTTGGATCAAGACCGTTTGTTGGCTCATCAAGTATTACAAGTTTGGGATTGTTTATTAAAGCGCCAGCTATTCCTACTCTTTGTTTAAATCCTTTTGAAAGTTGAGAAATCAGCTTATCTTCAACTTCTTTTAATTTAAATATGCTTATTACTCTGTCAATTTCTTTTTTAAATTTTTTAACACCTTTTATTTCTGATATAAACTTTAAATATTCCTTAACAGAAAGCTCTGGATAAAGAGCTAGTTTTTCAGGAACATATCCTATTTGTTGTAGTATTTCTTTTGAATGCTCTACAATGTCTTTTCCAAAAATTTTTACATTACCTTTGCTTGGATAATGAAATGATGTTAAGATTTTGATCAATGTGGACTTTCCAGCTCCGTTTGGGCCAAGTATACCAAGCACTTCGCCTTCATCAACCTTAAAGCTAACATTAAATAGTGCTGTAAATGGTCCATACATTTTAGTAACTTTTTCTACATTTATCATATATCCTCCTATTTAATAATAAAGTTATTTTTATTTGCTTCAAGTATCATTCCATCTCTTGTTAAAAAAATTTCTCCATCGGGATATTCCAATTTTGCCTCCTTTAGTAAGTTTTCAAGATCTTTTCTTAATGTATATCTTTCGCTAAAATGAATAAGCCCTGTTTGTAAAACTTTTGCTTGCTTGACAATATTTGCAGCCCCACCAGCTGTTAAGTGAAGTTTTTTATCTGCTTCCTTTTTAAGCTCATTTTTAAATGTGCTCTCAATTATTACAAGGTTAAAATTTTTGATTTGCTGTATGAGTTCCTTAAAATAACCAGTATCTGTAATGTATGCAACTTTTAGTCCTTTTTTAGATTTTCCAAGTATTTCTGATGGCTTTATAATTTTCCCGTTTACCAATATTTCTTTTCCATCTTGTAAGGCTTTTCTAATAGGTCCTTTAGGAATATTTAACTCTTCTGCTTTTTCTGTATTGAATTTGCCAGGTTTATCTTTTTCTATAAATAAATATCCAACACATTCTATTGAATGTTTTAGTTTGGTGTATTCAATTTTTTTTGTTTTATCTTCATATATTATTTTTTCGGTTTTATCTATTATTATTTCTTTATAAATTATTTCATAGTTTTTATATATTTTAAGCATATCTATATTAGTTTTTGTATAGTTTTTTATTCCAACAGGTCCAGCGATTATTAATGGGTCTTTTCTTGTTTCTCCGCTTTGTGACATTAGCATCACTATTCCAAGTAGCCCTGTGATGTGATCAGCATGTAAGTGTGTAATACAAATCATTTTTATTTTTTGCCAAGATATTTTTTGTTTTCTTAAAGACATTTGAGTTCCTTCTCCACAATCGAATAAAAAATTATCTCCATTGTATTCTATTAGTATAGACGACAAATATCTATTATGGAGCGGTCTTGTTCCTCCAGTTCCTATAATGTTAATATTAAATCCCAAAGATTGTTCTCCTGGTTTGTTCTGAAAGTATTAATTTTAATTGCTTTGTTAAATCTTGCTTCACTTTTTAGTTTCTCTTTGGATAAGAATTATTTTAGCTTAACTTAAATATTATATTATTTTTTCCTGAATTTAGAAATATTAAGAGATAAAATCGCTTGTCAGCATGGATTTAAAAATTTTGATTTTAAGAATTATCCAAAATATTATGATATTTTTCATATCTTTTAATATTATAATGATTTGGAATTTTGTCAATTTTCTCAATATTATTAACCAATAAATTAGACAAGTATGGTGCCATCGATATACCTCTTGTTCCAAAACCATTTAATATGAAGATATTTTTATACTTAGGGTGTTCTCCTAAGAAAGGCTCTCTGTCAAGCGTTGAAGGCCTTATGTGTGCTTTTTGACCAATAACTTTGCATTTTAGATTTGTTATTTTTTTAAATTTTTCCAATAATTCTAATTTTGCCCATTCGTTTGTAAGTGTATTCCAAGTATTCCATTCGTAAGTGCCTCCAAGGTAAAATATATTGTCTTTTAGGTGAATTAAAGATACGTGTCTATTGTAAACTTCTTTAAAATTTAATTTTTTGCATTCTAATATAATGATTTCGCCTTTTGCAGGCTCAAATGGGAGATAAGAAAAAAATCCTTTGAGTTTTTCTTTATATCCTTTTGCAAATATTAATTTTTCAAATTTGAAATCTTCTATTTTGAAAAAACTTTCTCCAAGTTTAATTTTATTTTCGTCTATATTTTTGTTTATATATGATTTTGTTTTGATTAAATATTTTTTAATATTTTTTATATAGATTTTTGTATTAATCTTTGCGCCTTTTATTAGCATTCCGCCGTTAGAGTCATTTGAGAAATTGTAAATTTTTCCATCTTGTATTTTTAAAATAAAGTTTTTAATGTTTTTATCATTTTCAAGTTTATCAATCAGTTCATTTTTTTGATTTTTAGTAGTAAAGGGTCTAAAGATATTTTTTTCTATAAAAAAGTTGGATTTAGTGGTTTTTTCAATTTCTTGATAGTAGGTTTTTGCAAACTCAAAAATATGTGATTCTTTCCAGGCAATGTTCATTTTTCTACCCATAATAGGATTAATAAGTCCGCCTGCTACTATTGTTGCTTTTGTATCTTCATCATCAAAAAGAATTACTTTTTTATTTCTTTTAAGCAGTTCGTAAGTAACAGTACTTCCTGCTATTCCTCCCCCAATAACCGCAAATTCATGGTTCATTATAAGCTCCTTTTTGAATTTTACTTATTTATAAATTTAGAGTATTTTTTGACTTTAATGAAGTTTAATTAAAGATTTATTAGTCTTTTATTTTTCAGAAATTAAGTGTAATTGTTTAGTTTTTATGCTTTTTTATCATTTAAAAATCTTTTATTTTTAATTATAATATATCATTATGCTTTTGCATAAGGGATGTTTTATGACCGAGAAAGAATATAATGATGCTTATATTTCGCATGATAAATCATTGAAATTGGTTTTAAAGAGCAGATCAATAGTTATTGCTGGTGAGATTACTAAGGATGTTTCTAGGCTTTTTCAGGAAAAAATATTATTGTTAGAGGCTTTAGATTTTAAAAAGCCCATATTTGTGTACATTGATTCAGAAGGGGGAGATATTGATGCTGGATTTGCTATTTTTAATATGATTCGTTTTGTTAAGCCTAAAGTTTTTACAGTTGGAGTAGGGCTTGTTGCTAGTGCTGCTGCTTTAATTTTTTTGGCTGCAAAATTAGAAAATAGATTTTCACTACCTTTTGCCAGGTATTTGTTGCACCAACCCTTGAGTGGATTTAAAGGAGTTGCTACAGATATTGAGATTTACACTAATGAGTTAAATAAAGTTAAAAAAGAACTTAATAATATTATTTCAAAAGAAACAGGTCAAAAGATTTCTAAAATAGAAAAGGATACTGATAGAGATTTTTGGTTAGACAGTGGCGCTGCAAAAAAGTATGGACTTGTATTTGAAGTTGTTGAGACAAAATGTCAGCTTGAAAAGTTTATTTCTGCTTAGTGTTTTATTTTTTTCCTGCAATTTTGTAGATACAGATTTTAGTGTTTTGGAGCTTAAGGTTGCAAATTTTAATTTAAATGATAATTCTTCTCAAGAGTTATTGGATTCTGCTTATAATATTCTAAATCAAAGCTTTGATTTAATAATTATTAAGAACCTTGAGAATAAAAATGTACTTGATTTAATTAATAATAGAATTTTACTTAAAACTTTTAAGAATGCTTATTTTATTGATCAAGGGAATGAACTTTCTGTTAGCATTCTTTCTAAGCGCCAAATAAATATTAAAGTTTTAAGCGTAATGCAAGATTCTTGCGATTCAAAATTAGGATTGCTTGTGGATTTTAAATTTAAGGGTAATCACTATGGTATTGTTATTTATAATTTAAGCAATGATTTTATTAAAAATCCTACTAGTTTGCAAATTAGTGAGCAAATTTTATATTTAAAAGCCCA
Above is a genomic segment from Borreliella mayonii containing:
- a CDS encoding ribonuclease Z translates to MGFNINIIGTGGTRPLHNRYLSSILIEYNGDNFLFDCGEGTQMSLRKQKISWQKIKMICITHLHADHITGLLGIVMLMSQSGETRKDPLIIAGPVGIKNYTKTNIDMLKIYKNYEIIYKEIIIDKTEKIIYEDKTKKIEYTKLKHSIECVGYLFIEKDKPGKFNTEKAEELNIPKGPIRKALQDGKEILVNGKIIKPSEILGKSKKGLKVAYITDTGYFKELIQQIKNFNLVIIESTFKNELKKEADKKLHLTAGGAANIVKQAKVLQTGLIHFSERYTLRKDLENLLKEAKLEYPDGEIFLTRDGMILEANKNNFIIK
- a CDS encoding NAD(P)/FAD-dependent oxidoreductase, whose product is MNHEFAVIGGGIAGSTVTYELLKRNKKVILFDDEDTKATIVAGGLINPIMGRKMNIAWKESHIFEFAKTYYQEIEKTTKSNFFIEKNIFRPFTTKNQKNELIDKLENDKNIKNFILKIQDGKIYNFSNDSNGGMLIKGAKINTKIYIKNIKKYLIKTKSYINKNIDENKIKLGESFFKIEDFKFEKLIFAKGYKEKLKGFFSYLPFEPAKGEIIILECKKLNFKEVYNRHVSLIHLKDNIFYLGGTYEWNTWNTLTNEWAKLELLEKFKKITNLKCKVIGQKAHIRPSTLDREPFLGEHPKYKNIFILNGFGTRGISMAPYLSNLLVNNIEKIDKIPNHYNIKRYEKYHNILDNS
- a CDS encoding ATP-dependent Clp protease proteolytic subunit, whose translation is MTEKEYNDAYISHDKSLKLVLKSRSIVIAGEITKDVSRLFQEKILLLEALDFKKPIFVYIDSEGGDIDAGFAIFNMIRFVKPKVFTVGVGLVASAAALIFLAAKLENRFSLPFARYLLHQPLSGFKGVATDIEIYTNELNKVKKELNNIISKETGQKISKIEKDTDRDFWLDSGAAKKYGLVFEVVETKCQLEKFISA
- a CDS encoding ABC transporter ATP-binding protein, with amino-acid sequence MINVEKVTKMYGPFTALFNVSFKVDEGEVLGILGPNGAGKSTLIKILTSFHYPSKGNVKIFGKDIVEHSKEILQQIGYVPEKLALYPELSVKEYLKFISEIKGVKKFKKEIDRVISIFKLKEVEDKLISQLSKGFKQRVGIAGALINNPKLVILDEPTNGLDPNQIIEFKEFLKELTKESTILFSSHILSEVESICKRIIIINNGAIVADDTKENIIKNKLKEIEIELIVLKKSENEKNFFNSKNDIFTLIQLEEHEKDLNILLKLSQGKTEEDLFSYIVKNNIILKAMIPKHESLEKIFSKLTKEREK